Sequence from the Pontibacter pudoricolor genome:
CTGCTTCTTCCCCGGACCACACAACGTTGGTAACAGCCGTTAAAACAGCCGGCCTGGTGGACGTGCTAACCAATGCCGGACCCTTTACAGTTTTTGCGCCAACCAATGCCGCTTTTGAGCAATTACCAGCCGGAACTGTAGAGAGTTTATTAACTGAAGAAAAACGTAGCGATCTGCGCAATATCCTGCAGTACCACGTGTATGTAGGCGTACTGCAAGCCGAAAGCTTTGAAGACGGACAAAGCCTGGGCCAGGTAAATGGTGGCCGCGTAACTATGGGCGTGAAAGATGGCAAGGTAACAGTAAACGGCGCTAACATCGTGGCATCCATTCCAACATCAAACGGCGTTATTCACGTGATCGATAAAGTGTTGTTGCCGCAGTAAGTAGTATAGTTTACCATCCCCTGCCTCTTCAAAGGGGGACTTAACTGCTTGAGTAATTCCGCTCTCGAGGGGGGCCGGGGAGTATTATAGCAACGGCTGAACCTCCCTTTTACCAAGTTCCTTTCAGGATGACAGGTATCTTGTATCTTATGTCCTCCTTTCAAGGAGGTTAGAGGGTTGATCAGCCAAAGCAAAACAAGAAAAGCCCCTGTAGCTTAAACTACAAGGGCTTTTTCACTTTCTAACTTTCTAACTTACAAACTTTTTAACTTAGTTCAGTCTCGCTTTGTCTTAAGCAGGTTCCGGAGTTCAGAAAGCTCATCTCTGTATTTGGCAGCCTGTAAAAAGTCAAGGTCTTTGGCGGCACCTTCCATTTGCTTCTCTGTTTTCTTGATAAGCTTTTCGAGCTGCTCCTTGTTCATCATTTGTATCACAGGCTCAGCGGCAATCGATACTTCTTCCGGACCAGCATACATTTTCACTTCCCGCTTAATGTTATCAGCAACCGAGGTTTGCTCGTGAATCTCTTCGCTGGTCTTAAGAATAGTTCGTGGCGTAATACCATGCTCTTCGTTATAGGCCATCTGTGTCGCACGACGACGGTTGGTTTCATCTATAGCACGTTGCATAGAGCCGGTCATTCGGTCGGCGTACATAATTACCTTCCCTTTCTCGTTACGGGCAGCACGTCCCATGGTCTGTATCAGAGAACGCTGATCTCGCAGGAAGCCTTCTTTATCAGCATCCAGTATAGCCACCAAACTAACTTCCGGTAAATCCAGACCTTCACGCAGCAGGTTTACCCCGATCAGTACATCAATTATACCTAAACGCAGTTCACGCAAAATTTCTACACGGTCAAGGGTTTTCACTTCGGAGTGCAGGTATTTTACTTTTATGTTCAGCCTCTCCAGGTACTTGGCCAGTTCTTCCGACATGCGTTTCGTAAGTGTAGTTACCAGCACGCGGGCACCTTCTTTTACGCGTTCATCTATTTCATCCAGCAGGTCATCTACCTGGTTTGTACTTGGGCGCACTTCTATAACAGGATCCAGCAAGCCGGTTGGGCGGATGATCTGCTCCACTATAACACCTTCTGATTTCTGGATCTCATAGTCGCCTGGCGTTGCACTTACAAAAACCACCTGCTTCATCATGCTCTCAAACTCGTTAAAAGTAAGCGGGCGGTTGTCCATGGCAGCCGGTAACCGGAAACCATATTCTACCAGCGCTACTTTACGCGAGCGGTCGCCTCCCCACATAGCACGCACCTGCGGCACGGTTACGTGGCTCTCATCAATTACCATCAGGAAATCATCCGGGAAATAATCGAGCAAACAGAAAGGACGTGCACCCGGCGAACGACGGTCGAAGTAGCGGGAATAGTTCTCTATACCGGAACAATAGCCCAGCTCACGGATCATCTCCAGGTCAAACTCAGTACGCTCTTTTATGCGTTTAGCTTCTACCGGGCGGTCTTCTTTCAGGAAATAATCGTGCTGCGCCACCATGTCGTACTGAATTTCCGAAATAGCCTGCTGCAGTGTGTCTTTGCCTGTTACGAAAAGGTTTGCCGGATATAAGGTAATTGCCGATTCATCGGCCAGCTTTTTACCGGTAGCCGGATCGATGCGGTGTATCTGCTCAAGCTCATCTCCGAAGAAATAAAAGCGGTAAGCAAAATCTGCATAGGCCGGAAAAATATCAACCGTATCGCCTTTCACCCGGAATGTTCCACGTGTGAACTCGGCTTCGGTGCGGCTGTAAAGTATCTGCACAAACGTATAAAGCAGGTTATTACGGCTGTAACGCTGACCCGGAGCCAGGTGTAATACGTTCTTCCCAAACTCTTCGGGGTTACCAATACCATAGATACACGATACCGATGCCACCACGATCACATCACGCCGGCCCGAAAGCAGTGCCGACGTTGTATGCAGACGCAGTTTCTCGATCTCCTCGTTTATTTGAAGGTCTTTCTCGATGAATACATCCGATGAAGCGATGTATGCCTCGGGCTGGTAGTAGTCGTAGTAAGAGATGAAATATTCGACAGCGTTTTCAGGAAAAAACTGCTTGAACTCGCCGTATAGCTGGGCTGCCAGTGTTTTGTTGTGGCAAAGTACCAGGGTTGGCTTGCCTGTATTTTTGATAACGTTGGCCATGGTAAAGGTTTTACCGGTACCGGTGGCACCCAGTAAAACCTGTACAGGCTCTCCGTTATTTACTCCTTCTGTGAGTTTTGCAATTGCCTTGGGCTGGTCGCCGGTCGGCTGAAACTCTGATGTTAGCTTAAAATCCATTCGTCGGTTTTACGAAATTAACGATAAAGTATAACATCTGAAACTGTACGTAAGTTTACCTTTTGCAAACATAATCCGCTAAGTTTAAGTATAAAATTACACGCATAAAAAAAGCCTGCCGCAAAGCAACAGGCATTTCCAAGTCAGTCAGTTTTAATAATTCTAATCAAGAAGTAAACCTAACCTTATAGTATAGTTCACTTTAAAAAATCTCCCGCCCGGAATCGCAGACGCGGGTTACTTTTACGGCCGGATACATAACCGTTACAGCTACGCATCTTGGCCCGTATTCTCCATTTAATTCCAGGGCCGCATTTATTCTTAACCCCTCTTTCTGGTATTTTGCCGGCAGGTTATCGGTAGTAACATAGCCGTTCTGCAGCTGCCCCAGGTAGTTATTACTCTGCCCGTCTTCTGCATTATTTTCTATTTTCAGGATATACCAGCCTGTCTCGCAATCCTCTCCTATCACCTCTACTTGCAGGCATGCCGGAGCCGGGGCATCTTTCTGGCAACTTACAGTAAGTGTAATTAAACCCAGGTAAAGAAAAATGATGCGTAATGTGTTCTTCATGTTTTAAGTTGTACTAACGGATCTCGCTGTAGTGTAAAATTATCGGTACAGGTAATAGGTATCGGTAAATCTGGCGTAAGGGTCGCTGCCGGCATAGGTGCAGTTCAGCACCAGCCTGTTTGCCTTACACTCAGTTACTGTATAAGTTGCCGACCAGAATTGCCGGGAAAGTATAAATGCCCCCGGTAATGTGTACTCGGCTTTAAAAGCATTATAGTTGTTTTTGGTTCTTGTTACATCATGCAACAGAAAAGCACTGTCGCTTCTGAATTCAAAATAATCTCCGGCGTTGCCCCTGTAGTTTGTTGTGTTGCAATTACCGTTGCGGCAAACCTGGTAATCAATTCTTTCTACCCTCCATTTACCCAGCAAAGCATTCCGTGTCTGACCTGCTGAAAGGGTAGGCAGTGTTTCCTCATCGGTCTGGCAGCTTAAACAAAGCACTGCCAGCAGAAGAACTATAAAAGTTCTGGAACTGCTTTTTTTCATAGCCCGGGTATAAATGCGAATATTAAATACTGGTACTCACTATCTGCTCCAGGCAGGTAAGCTTAACTACCTTAGCTTTTGGTAGTGCAGCCTGACAAGTATATAAATCCTTGTATCTGTTATCACGCGCTACCTCTACATAGCCAAACCTATATGTCTGCCCAACTATAAGGTGCTGCAGCGTTGTGGCATTTACCCACGGCTGTATATAAGTAGTGTCGTTCACCTGCAACCAGGTATCATCAAAAGCACCGTAGCCACAGGTCACCTTCACGGCAGTAGCTTCAAAAACACAATCCCGCACCGGAAAACAACCGTCTATCTTGTCCTCGCTGTTATCGCAGCCCGACATAAAGATTGAAAAAAGAAGAAGGGCCAACAGTATATACCAACCGGATAAATTTGCTTTCACTATAGCTGCAACATCCATAAGAGTTGCAGGAGTAAGGCGCATTTTTTCATAGTTTTATGTAGTGTAGGTTTGGTTAGAACAGATGGCTATAAGCAACTGTTGGCCTCCTTCCTCTATCAAGATTCTGAATTGGTACAGATGGTTGCACCGCTCCTAAAAAAATATGAATTATTCGCCGGCGTGGCCAAGGATATAGCTTACACCCATATTTAAGCCGATCGTATACGGCCTGCCCTGGTTGGCAATGGCGTGGTCGTCGGTTAGCATGGAGTTAAAGAAACTGCGGTATTCGGGACCCACAGATACATTTACAGCATTAGAAATGCGCTTGCCTATACCCATGCCCACATTCCCTGAAAACTGAACTTTACGGAAAGGAGAGTCGTCGGTGGCGCTGTACGTTACGCTTGCAATTTCCGGGAGAGACGATTTTATAGTTGTCTGCATCAGGAAATTGGCCGCCACACTACCGGTTGCATACCAGTACCAGTTCTGGCCAAGGTTACCTTCTACCTGCATGCCCACCGGAATGGAAAGCATCTGGTAACTATAGTCTACATCGAAAGGCTGTTTTGTTTTTACAACACTAACAGAGTCTGTAGTAAAGGTACTGAGCGATGGCAGGAAAACCGTGGTTGGCTTTAGCTTTGAATGCTCATTTGTGCGTGGATTAAACAAAAACTGCTCTACTATATAGCTTGACCTTGTTTTAGAAGTGTTCTGACTATAGCCAAGCCCGCTCAGTAATTTAAATCGCTTTCCAATTCTAAAGCCAGCTTTCGCATCTACGTTATACGACATGGCCGCCTGCGTATTTTCCTGAAACTCAATACGGGCATCCCGCATATTCTCTTCAGACTCTCCCGACATGGAAGGCTTTGGCTCTGGTGGCGAGCCTATACCCGGTAATTTAAAAGTGGTATGCGGCGTTACAGTATAACCGGGGATGTTGATGTTCTGGGTAAAATAAGTGGAGCCATAGCCCATTCCTACGTTCCAGCGGCTGGCAGTAACGGCAGCTTCTTTTTTATCGCTCTCGGCTGGTTTGTTTAATGCAAGCGCAAGCCCGGTTTGTGTCTGCTGCGTTATAGTTTCCCCCGTTTTTTCTTCAGGAGTTGTGGTTCCGAGTATGGCGTTTCTGCGGAGCAGCGGATTTATAGTTGCAGTGCTGGTATAGTTATCCGGAACATTTGCAATAGCCTGGCTAGCCGGAATAAAGCTTCTTTCGTCTGTTTCAGTAACAGGGCTTGCAGTTGGTTTATCTCCTCCAACTATAGCTGCAGCAATAAGACTGGTAGCTTCGCTTGCTTCAGATTTTATAGTTGATGCCGCCCTGTTTTCAGCACTATAGTTTTGCTGAGCGATAGCAGATGATCTTTCAGACCTGGTTGAGGTAACTGTTTCGTTTGAAGAATAACTATAGTTCGGCTTTTTTGCCTGGGCTATAGCAGGTATTTCCCTGATTTCAGATTCAGACAAACTATAGTTACCCGATTCAGATGAACTATAACTATCGGTTTGCTGAGCCGGTGCTAAAGTACTGTTGCCGGCTATAGTAGCCTTACCCGTTTCTGATGATTGAGCTATAGTTTGCTGCTGCTGTTGCGTGGCAGTAGCAAGTAACGCTTCTTTCTGGTCTTGTTTAAAGTGCAGCACCAATGCAGATCCGGCAAGCACGAAAAGTATAAAGCATGCCGCTGCCAGTTGCCTGTAAAACAACGCGCGTTTCTTGTACTTCACATTATCCTGCATGGCAAGGGCATGATCAATACGCGACCAGACTTCCGGACCCGGCGTTGCTTCCGCATCCTGGAAGCGTTGCCACATGCTCTGCTCCAGTTCCCCGTAATCTTTTTTATCTCTTGATGACATGCTCCTTGTATGGTTTATCCTGTTGCGCCAGCATACTTTGCAGTATCGCTCTTGCTCTTGAATACTGAGATTTAGAGGTACCTTCCGAGATACCCAGCATTTCGCCTATCTCTTTGTGGTTGTACCCCTCAATAGCATAGAGGTTAAATACCATGCGGTAACGTGGCGCCAGGCTCTGGATAATACTTAGTAGCTCATCCATACTATAATCGTTCAGGTTATAGTCGCCGGAGCTCAGGTTTTCCACTTCTTCAGATTCGTGCGAAACGGTAAGCAGCGATTTTTGCCGCAAATGTTTCAGGGCTGTATTCACGATGATCTTCCGTATCCAGTACTCCAGTGGGCAATCCCTTTTAAAATGTTGGATATTCGAAAACACCTTTATAAACCCCTCCTGCACTATATCTTCAGCCTCAAATGTTGTGGGAGCGTAGCGCAGGCAGACCATCATCATCTTTTTAGCATACAGGTCGTACAGGAGCCGTTGCATGTCCCGCTTGCCGGCAATGCAACCCTCAATAAGCTTCTCCTCGTCTGACTTGTTACTGCTAAAAAGTTTCAACTGCTGACCTGATTACGGCCCCACTCACATGAGCCTAAAAGTAGTGCTATGGTTGCAAGGCCGGGTAAATATTTCTTACAGGATATTTGGTTTACCTAAGTATTAACATATCAGTATACTTAGCGCAGGTAAATGTAAGAAATTGCAGTGAAAGTAGTGCTATATAAAGAAGCAGAAAGTATGCAGAATTTAGTATAAAAAAGAAGCGCACCCGGTTAAAGGCACGCTTCTGAATGTATAACTATAGCAAACTGTTAGGCAACTCCAAGAAAAAGCATTTTATAAACCAGCACGGCAACTATAGTTGCGAACAGCATCCATACATACCCAATAATTCTGTAGGCTGTGGCACTGCCTGTCGTCACGCCACTCAGGGTATCGTACGCTTCTATGCGGGCATGGTCTAAAACACTTTTGGTAAGCAAATGATACGAAAATCCGACACCCAGCGTAACGGCTACCACATCATCCAGGAAACCAAAAACCGGCACCAGATCCGGCACCAGGTCTATTGGGCTGATGGCATAGCCAATGGCAAGCGCTAACAACAACCGCACATACCACTTTACGCGCGCATCGCGGTACGAAAGATACAAAGCGTAGATCTCTGCGTTTAAAGCGTGTGTTTTATGCTTCAGGGTGGTTAGCTGGGTGATCATAGGGTGGCGGTTAGGTGGCTCTCGTTTTCAGGCTTTTACGTGAACCGGCACGCCTTATGTTACAGCATTTTACAATTATTTTCAAGAAAAATAAATTGCATTTCGTTTTACCTGTTTTGCCAGATCTGCCAGGCAGCCTCAGCCTGCCCATACAGCATCCGGAGGCCATTTATAGTTTGCGCGCCTGCCGATTTTCCTTTTTCCAGAAAGAGTGTCTGCTCGGGATTATAAACCAGGTCGTAAAGGTAATGTTGGGCAGAAAGGGCTTTGTAAGGCAGTTCAGGGCAGTCCTGAACATTCGGATACATGCCTAGCGGCGTGGTATTAACTATAAGCTGATACTGCTGCAGCAGTTCGGGGGTAAGCTCTGTATAAGAAAACTGACCTTGCGTGGGTTGCCGGGATAAAATTGTATAGTTTATCTGCAGGTCCTGAAGTGCTGCCACTACTGCTTTAGAAGCTCCGCCTGTTCCTAATACTAAAGCCCTGCTGTTCTGCGTTGCGGGGTAAAACTGCTCCAGCGAGCTCCTGAAACCGATATAGTCGGTATTATATCCTTTGGTCTTGCCAGCTGTTATTTTTATAGTATTTACAGCTCCAATCCGTGCAGCTGATTCATCCAGCTCATCCAGGAAAGGGATCACCGTTTCTTTATAAGGAACAGTTACATTCAGGCCGACCAGGTCGGGTTGGTTTTGCAGTAATCGGGGTAGTTCAGCTATAGTTGCCAGTTCGTATAGTTCATACGTTGCATCAGCTATTCCTTCCCGCTCAAACTTCTCTGTAAAGTAACGCTTCGAGAATGAGTGTCCCAGCGTTTTACCGATCAGGCCATAGCGTTGCATCTGTATTTAAACTGTGGTGGTGTGATCGTCAGTGATGTAATCTATAAAGTAAACCAGCGCAAAACCGAAGACAGCCAGTAGTGTACCATACAGTATATAAGGCTCTTCTCCTGTTAGTTGCAGGTAATCGGTTGGCAGCACGTTGGCTTGCACCAGTGGTTTTATTTCGCCGTGGCGGTCGGTATATGTCTCCAGCGTCTGTTTCCAGGGCCACACTTTGTTCAGCGATCCCAGCATAAAACCGGTCAGCAACGAAACAGTCAGGTTATGATAATTCTTCAGCATCCAGTTCAGCACATGCGAAAAACTAAGGATACCTACCAGACAGCCCAACCCGAAAGTAAGTATAGTTGCTATTTTAAGGTCTTTTACGGCGTTCAGTATAAACTCGTACTTGGCCATTAAAACCAGAATAAAGCTACCTGAAATACCTGGCAAAATCATGGCACAGATGGCAATAGCGCCTGAAAGGAAAATGAACCAGTATGATTCCGGCGTTTCTGTTGGGGTGGCTATAGTTACCCAGTAGGCAATGGCAGCACCAACTATAAAAGCGAGCACGACCATAGGTGTCCACTTCGTTATTTTTTTCCCAACAACTACAGTAGAGGCTACGATCAACCCAAAAAAGAACGACCAGAGCAGCTCTGGGTGAAACTCCAGCAGGTACAGCACCAGCCTCGAAAGCAATACAATCGAGAAACCAATGCCAGACAGCAGCCCAACCAGGAAATTACCGTTAATGTGTTTCCAGAAACCAGCCAGGTTAAAACGGAGCAGCAACTTCACAGCCTCTCCGTTTACCGACCTGATAGAGTTCAGCAACTCTTCGTAGATGCCGGTAATAAAAGCTATAGTTCCGCCGGATACGCCTGGCACTACATCTGCAGCCCCCATGGCTACACCTTTCGAGAAAAGCAGAAGATATTCTTTAAGTGATCTGCGTTGCATAAATCTGTTTCTGAGCTTTTATGAGCAGGTTTAAAATTCATCCTTTGCGCTACAAACTGCCTATATAAAAGCCTGACTTCACACTTTTCTCGCTCCATAGCGCTGCTATAAAGCTCAAAAACTGTTTCGCCAGCGCCCTGTCTATTCAGTTTTCGCTTACAAAAACGAAATTTAAACTTGTACTAACAAAATTGCCCGTTCGGGTACGCCGACGGGCAATTTATAGTTACTGTTTTTATAGTTACCCGTTCAGGGTAGTATCATCCATGTTCAGGAAATGATGGAACGTATCGCCACGCAAACCTAAACGAATGGTCTCCAGTGGAATAACCTCGCTTGGCGCTATATTACCAAGGTTTACGTTAGCACCAAGCAGTTTAATAAACCAAACCTGCTGTGCTTTCTGAGGCGCTTCCCACAATATCTTCTCAAACGGTATCTTTGTCAGGATCTCTTCTACCAGACCGCTTCGAACCTCACCTGTTGAGCGGAAAAGGCCAACGTTACCACCTTCACGGGCTTCACCGATCACTTTCCAGGCGCCGGCATCCAGTTCAGTCTGCATCAGTTGTATCCACTTATAAGGCGGAATGATCTTTTCAGCATCTTTAGAACCTACTTCCGACAATACAGTTACCTGCGTAGCCAGCGTCTGAATATACTGCAGCTTTTCATCATGGTTCATCTCCAGCGAGCCATCCGAAACTTCTGCAAAAGTCATTTCATACTTATCCAGGATGCGGCGGTAGTCCTCGAACTGGTTGCGGGCCACAAAGGCCTCGAATAATGTGCCACCAAAGTAAACAGGTATACCTGCTGCCTTATAGGCGTCCAGTTTTTTCTGCAGGTTAGGCACCACATACGATGTGGCCCAGCCCAGTTTTACGATATCTACATATTCCCCGGCTACGTCCAGAAAGTCTTCTACTTCCCGCACACTCAGACCTTTGTCCATGGCCATGGTAAAACCCCGCTCGCGTGGCTTAAGCTCGCGCTCCGGCAGGTTATTCAGCGTATAGTTCATCTGATATTATTTGCGATACTGATCTATTAATCTGGCTAATGCCCGCTGCGATTCCAGTTCCGGGAAGAACTCAAATAACAGCTTATGTTTTTCGAAGTCCAAAATTAAGGCATTTTCAAGATAATTGTAAGCTTCGCGGTATTTTCCTGCAGAAAGAAGGTAGGCGCAGGCCCTGTAATATAGCTCTGCTTCGTCTGGTTGCAGTTCTATGGCATTTAAAATAATATCGGTGGCCTCATCATAATTGCCCTGTTCGTACAAAATGATAGACCAGTTGAGGTAAATATCCTTATCGTTCGGCTGTATCTCGGCAGCACGCGCATAACTTTCCAACGCCGACACCACATGCCCCACATGATACTCGGCAGCGGCAAGCGCCACCCAGTAATCAGAACTGTCGTCGTAAAGCTCCACTGCTTTCTTAAAGAAATGCACCGCCTCGTACCACTTGCCCTGCGCATCCAGTATCACGCCAATACCAAACCAGGCCTCGTCCATTTCCGGGTCCAGGTCCACCGATTTCTGGTAATACCTTCTGGAAAGGTCCCACTGCTGCAGCTTTTCGTAGCACTCCCCGATGTTGCAATACACTTCTGCTGATTGTTCCCCATGCTCATGCATGGCATTAAACGCTTCAATGGCTTTGATATATTCGCCTATAAACACATAGGCATTGGCCATGTTGTTATAAGCGGTAATAAAGTCAGGCTTGATGATCGTGGCATAGTCGTAAGCGGCTATGGCTTTGTCGTAAGCGCCTGTTTTATTGAGCACATTGCCCAGGTTAAACCACGCTACATACGAGTAAGGATCATCGTCGACAAATTTCTGGAAGAAGGGAAGATGTTCGCGCAGCGTACCGGTTATTTCCATACAATAAACGATCTCCTGCATGGCCGCCTCGTTCTCTACATTCAGCTCAATGCACTTTTTATAGTACTTTACAGCCGAACCAAACTTTCCCCAGCTCTGGTAGGCCAACCCGATGTTGAAAAATATATCATCCCGGTCTTCGGCAAAGGCCAGGGCTTTCTTAAAGTAATCTATGGCATCGCGGTACTCGCCACGCTGCGAAAAAATAATACCGCGCGTCAGGTGTATATCCGGGTTACCGGATTCTACTTCGGCTACTTCGTTTATCAGGTCAAGGGCGTCATCCAGGCTGCCGGCCATAGCCAGCAACTGCGCTTTATCTATCTGTAGTTCTGATGAAAAAGGATATTGAGCGATGGCCGCATCGCAGGCTGCCAGAGCCTTTTTATACTCAAAGTTTGCAGTATAGTGGTCAATTATAGTTTCAAAGTCGTTGATGTCAAAAAAAGCAGTGCCATTGTTCCCGAGCGACTGCTCGAAACGTTGTATCAAATCCAGCTCTTCGCTGTTATCTTCAAAATTATCTTTCATCTCAAATCCCAACCGGCTGCCCAACGCAGCCCTTGTTACATTACATTTTATACTGGCAAATAGTTTATAGTTGAGGGAGCTAAAAAGCTACTTTACAGCCTGCTGCTTTAGTAATTCTGTACAGGCCCAGGCTATAGTTTCGGATAACGTTCTGAACTCCAAGTTAATGGCTTTCTGCACCTTTGCACTGCTAAAGAAATGATTTTTTGCTGACACCCGCGCTGTGTCTTTAGTAATAAGCGGACGCGTACCCGTTAACCAGCTTCTCAACCGTTCTGCACGCCATACAACCTCTGCCAATACCGGGTTTACTTTACGCGAAGGCGCTTTTTTGCCCATGCAAGCAGCTACCTGTTCAAAAAAATCTTTGTAAGCCAGCTGCTCTGCATTCAATATAAATCTTTCGCCTGATATTTCCGAGAAGGTGAGTCGCAACATGGCTTCAACCACGTCCCTTACATCAACAAAATTGGCTTTGCCGCCCGTATAAAAAGAATTATTGTTGTAAACATATTTAAACAGCCGCGTGCTGCTGCGGTTCCAGTCTGCCGGGCCCAGCACTACTGACGGGTTAACTATAACAGCATCCAGGCCTTCCGAAATGCCCCGCCATACTTCGAGTTCGCCTAAGTGTTTAGAGCTTGCATAAGCAGAGTGTGCCTCTGCCGGATCCCATTTGCTGTTTTCGGT
This genomic interval carries:
- a CDS encoding fasciclin domain-containing protein; translation: MKKVSLAIVIAMGAMLSSCNSTEKPTTEAQNEVTETEALGGQSAVQDDESQKNVVQVAASSPDHTTLVTAVKTAGLVDVLTNAGPFTVFAPTNAAFEQLPAGTVESLLTEEKRSDLRNILQYHVYVGVLQAESFEDGQSLGQVNGGRVTMGVKDGKVTVNGANIVASIPTSNGVIHVIDKVLLPQ
- the uvrB gene encoding excinuclease ABC subunit UvrB — protein: MDFKLTSEFQPTGDQPKAIAKLTEGVNNGEPVQVLLGATGTGKTFTMANVIKNTGKPTLVLCHNKTLAAQLYGEFKQFFPENAVEYFISYYDYYQPEAYIASSDVFIEKDLQINEEIEKLRLHTTSALLSGRRDVIVVASVSCIYGIGNPEEFGKNVLHLAPGQRYSRNNLLYTFVQILYSRTEAEFTRGTFRVKGDTVDIFPAYADFAYRFYFFGDELEQIHRIDPATGKKLADESAITLYPANLFVTGKDTLQQAISEIQYDMVAQHDYFLKEDRPVEAKRIKERTEFDLEMIRELGYCSGIENYSRYFDRRSPGARPFCLLDYFPDDFLMVIDESHVTVPQVRAMWGGDRSRKVALVEYGFRLPAAMDNRPLTFNEFESMMKQVVFVSATPGDYEIQKSEGVIVEQIIRPTGLLDPVIEVRPSTNQVDDLLDEIDERVKEGARVLVTTLTKRMSEELAKYLERLNIKVKYLHSEVKTLDRVEILRELRLGIIDVLIGVNLLREGLDLPEVSLVAILDADKEGFLRDQRSLIQTMGRAARNEKGKVIMYADRMTGSMQRAIDETNRRRATQMAYNEEHGITPRTILKTSEEIHEQTSVADNIKREVKMYAGPEEVSIAAEPVIQMMNKEQLEKLIKKTEKQMEGAAKDLDFLQAAKYRDELSELRNLLKTKRD
- a CDS encoding RNA polymerase sigma factor, producing the protein MKLFSSNKSDEEKLIEGCIAGKRDMQRLLYDLYAKKMMMVCLRYAPTTFEAEDIVQEGFIKVFSNIQHFKRDCPLEYWIRKIIVNTALKHLRQKSLLTVSHESEEVENLSSGDYNLNDYSMDELLSIIQSLAPRYRMVFNLYAIEGYNHKEIGEMLGISEGTSKSQYSRARAILQSMLAQQDKPYKEHVIKR
- a CDS encoding YkvA family protein, with the translated sequence MITQLTTLKHKTHALNAEIYALYLSYRDARVKWYVRLLLALAIGYAISPIDLVPDLVPVFGFLDDVVAVTLGVGFSYHLLTKSVLDHARIEAYDTLSGVTTGSATAYRIIGYVWMLFATIVAVLVYKMLFLGVA
- a CDS encoding shikimate dehydrogenase family protein, producing the protein MQRYGLIGKTLGHSFSKRYFTEKFEREGIADATYELYELATIAELPRLLQNQPDLVGLNVTVPYKETVIPFLDELDESAARIGAVNTIKITAGKTKGYNTDYIGFRSSLEQFYPATQNSRALVLGTGGASKAVVAALQDLQINYTILSRQPTQGQFSYTELTPELLQQYQLIVNTTPLGMYPNVQDCPELPYKALSAQHYLYDLVYNPEQTLFLEKGKSAGAQTINGLRMLYGQAEAAWQIWQNR
- a CDS encoding DUF368 domain-containing protein — protein: MQRRSLKEYLLLFSKGVAMGAADVVPGVSGGTIAFITGIYEELLNSIRSVNGEAVKLLLRFNLAGFWKHINGNFLVGLLSGIGFSIVLLSRLVLYLLEFHPELLWSFFFGLIVASTVVVGKKITKWTPMVVLAFIVGAAIAYWVTIATPTETPESYWFIFLSGAIAICAMILPGISGSFILVLMAKYEFILNAVKDLKIATILTFGLGCLVGILSFSHVLNWMLKNYHNLTVSLLTGFMLGSLNKVWPWKQTLETYTDRHGEIKPLVQANVLPTDYLQLTGEEPYILYGTLLAVFGFALVYFIDYITDDHTTTV
- a CDS encoding phosphosulfolactate synthase — protein: MNYTLNNLPERELKPRERGFTMAMDKGLSVREVEDFLDVAGEYVDIVKLGWATSYVVPNLQKKLDAYKAAGIPVYFGGTLFEAFVARNQFEDYRRILDKYEMTFAEVSDGSLEMNHDEKLQYIQTLATQVTVLSEVGSKDAEKIIPPYKWIQLMQTELDAGAWKVIGEAREGGNVGLFRSTGEVRSGLVEEILTKIPFEKILWEAPQKAQQVWFIKLLGANVNLGNIAPSEVIPLETIRLGLRGDTFHHFLNMDDTTLNG
- a CDS encoding tetratricopeptide repeat protein; the encoded protein is MKDNFEDNSEELDLIQRFEQSLGNNGTAFFDINDFETIIDHYTANFEYKKALAACDAAIAQYPFSSELQIDKAQLLAMAGSLDDALDLINEVAEVESGNPDIHLTRGIIFSQRGEYRDAIDYFKKALAFAEDRDDIFFNIGLAYQSWGKFGSAVKYYKKCIELNVENEAAMQEIVYCMEITGTLREHLPFFQKFVDDDPYSYVAWFNLGNVLNKTGAYDKAIAAYDYATIIKPDFITAYNNMANAYVFIGEYIKAIEAFNAMHEHGEQSAEVYCNIGECYEKLQQWDLSRRYYQKSVDLDPEMDEAWFGIGVILDAQGKWYEAVHFFKKAVELYDDSSDYWVALAAAEYHVGHVVSALESYARAAEIQPNDKDIYLNWSIILYEQGNYDEATDIILNAIELQPDEAELYYRACAYLLSAGKYREAYNYLENALILDFEKHKLLFEFFPELESQRALARLIDQYRK
- a CDS encoding NAD-dependent epimerase/dehydratase family protein, yielding MIFVTGGSGLIGSFLIPELVKQGHQVRALYRGQIPTIALAEKVEWLEGDIQDIVLLRHALQGVNYVFHSAGLVSYDPQDKDLLKQVNIEGTANVVDACIEARTLKLCHVSSIAAVGRPAGKDVLTENSKWDPAEAHSAYASSKHLGELEVWRGISEGLDAVIVNPSVVLGPADWNRSSTRLFKYVYNNNSFYTGGKANFVDVRDVVEAMLRLTFSEISGERFILNAEQLAYKDFFEQVAACMGKKAPSRKVNPVLAEVVWRAERLRSWLTGTRPLITKDTARVSAKNHFFSSAKVQKAINLEFRTLSETIAWACTELLKQQAVK